From Pseudoleptotrichia goodfellowii, a single genomic window includes:
- a CDS encoding ABC transporter ATP-binding protein has protein sequence MNENTENEIIKCEKLNYWYQTYEKSSGIKGTLQDLWKRKHKKAPAVIDVDISINKGEIVGLLGPNGAGKTTLIKLLTGILELKSGEIKCLNKNPYKKEKEYLKNIGVVMGQKSQLIWDLPSMETLKMLKEIYEIEKREFEERLEKLLKLLNLKEKINIPVRKLSLGERIKFELICSLIHKPEILFLDEPTIGLDITSQYAVYDFLKEVNKTENTTIILTSHYMKDIEKLCERVIIILKGEKHFDLTIDELKQKFITKKTYIVESKNEKLPFEEKDIVVKKFDNNTFEIYREDGDIKIDELNLKDIVSIKENTPELEDIIFELFTDSALDESNKS, from the coding sequence ATGAATGAAAATACTGAAAATGAAATAATAAAATGTGAAAAGCTGAATTATTGGTATCAGACATATGAAAAAAGTTCCGGAATAAAAGGAACGTTGCAGGATCTGTGGAAAAGAAAACACAAAAAAGCCCCTGCTGTAATTGATGTGGATATATCAATAAATAAAGGAGAAATAGTCGGATTACTGGGTCCTAACGGAGCCGGTAAAACGACTTTAATAAAATTGTTGACGGGAATTTTGGAATTGAAATCGGGAGAAATAAAATGTCTGAATAAAAATCCTTATAAAAAAGAAAAAGAGTATCTTAAAAACATAGGTGTCGTTATGGGGCAGAAAAGTCAGCTTATTTGGGATTTGCCTTCTATGGAAACTTTGAAAATGCTCAAGGAAATTTACGAAATAGAAAAAAGAGAATTTGAAGAAAGACTGGAAAAATTACTGAAATTACTTAATTTGAAAGAGAAAATCAATATTCCGGTGAGAAAGCTTTCTCTCGGTGAAAGAATAAAGTTTGAACTTATCTGTTCTTTGATTCATAAGCCGGAAATTCTGTTTCTGGATGAGCCGACTATAGGTCTTGACATAACAAGCCAATACGCAGTTTATGATTTTCTGAAAGAAGTCAATAAAACTGAAAATACAACGATAATTCTTACAAGCCACTATATGAAAGATATAGAAAAATTATGTGAAAGAGTGATTATCATATTAAAGGGAGAAAAACATTTTGACTTGACAATCGATGAGTTAAAGCAGAAATTTATAACTAAAAAAACATATATTGTAGAAAGTAAAAATGAAAAACTTCCTTTTGAAGAAAAAGATATTGTTGTAAAAAAATTTGATAACAATACATTTGAAATTTATCGTGAAGACGGCGATATTAAAATCGACGAATTGAATTTAAAGGATATAGTTTCTATAAAGGAAAATACTCCGGAACTGGAAGATATTATTTTTGAACTGTTTACCGACTCTGCTCTTGATGAGAGTAATAAGTCCTAA
- the pfkB gene encoding 1-phosphofructokinase: protein MIYTLTLNPALDYDMYIKEDLKTEHLNLADKVNYRAGGKGINVSKVLKNLDVESVAIGYTAGFTGNFIIEDLKKDGIKSEFVELDGNTRINVKVNGNDKETEITGVSPVISEEKLKLLMEKVSHLKDGDILVLSGSIPESVSKTVYKELSEKIKTDVEIVLDTRGNLLQNNIHNNFFIKPNIHELRDMFDEKLETKQEIVKKCSFFLERGVKNVIISRGGDGALLVNKDFVLEASVPKGELINSIGAGDSMVAGFIAGYVKGMSTEDSFRLAVAAGSATAYSYGLAEKDFVNKLYEEINIVKEGV, encoded by the coding sequence ATGATTTATACATTAACTTTGAATCCGGCTCTAGATTACGACATGTATATCAAGGAAGATTTGAAAACGGAACATCTTAATCTTGCTGATAAAGTTAATTACAGAGCAGGAGGAAAAGGAATAAATGTATCTAAAGTTCTTAAAAATCTTGATGTGGAATCTGTTGCAATCGGTTATACAGCCGGATTTACAGGAAATTTTATAATCGAAGATTTGAAAAAAGACGGGATAAAATCCGAATTTGTAGAACTGGACGGGAATACAAGAATTAATGTCAAAGTAAACGGTAATGACAAAGAAACCGAGATAACAGGAGTTTCTCCGGTTATTTCCGAAGAAAAGTTAAAATTGCTGATGGAAAAAGTTTCTCATTTAAAAGACGGAGATATACTTGTTTTATCAGGAAGTATACCCGAAAGTGTAAGTAAAACAGTATATAAGGAACTTTCTGAAAAAATAAAGACAGATGTGGAAATTGTACTTGATACAAGAGGTAATTTATTACAGAATAATATACATAATAACTTTTTCATTAAACCTAATATTCATGAATTAAGAGATATGTTTGATGAAAAATTGGAAACAAAACAGGAAATTGTAAAAAAATGTTCGTTTTTCTTGGAAAGAGGAGTAAAAAATGTAATTATTTCACGTGGCGGTGATGGGGCATTGCTAGTAAATAAGGACTTTGTATTGGAGGCATCAGTTCCGAAAGGAGAACTGATAAATTCCATAGGGGCAGGAGATTCAATGGTGGCAGGATTTATAGCAGGATATGTAAAAGGAATGTCGACAGAAGATTCTTTCAGACTTGCAGTTGCGGCAGGAAGTGCTACTGCATATTCGTATGGACTCGCTGAAAAAGATTTTGTCAATAAATTATATGAAGAAATAAATATTGTTAAGGAAGGTGTATAA
- a CDS encoding peptidylprolyl isomerase → MKRILLLGILMMMFFNLGNAKTVKIKKTREERKLERQEKKEDSKFKKQMKKFELEAVIKTNKGNISLFLYPEAAPQNVANFVFLAKNNFYNGLSFHRIIGNVLVQSGDPKGDGTGNTGYLVNDEIVDWLTFDSAGKVGMANTGPNTNSSQFFITVSPVSQLNGKYTIIGEIKSREDMSVLRLIRPEDKIVDIEIKGRKVDDFLTYFSTEVAQWEEILKQSR, encoded by the coding sequence ATGAAAAGAATATTACTACTCGGAATTTTAATGATGATGTTTTTTAATTTAGGTAATGCCAAAACAGTAAAGATAAAAAAGACAAGAGAAGAAAGAAAACTCGAAAGACAGGAAAAGAAAGAAGACAGTAAATTTAAAAAACAGATGAAAAAATTTGAATTGGAAGCAGTTATTAAAACTAATAAAGGAAATATTTCGTTGTTTCTTTATCCTGAAGCTGCTCCTCAAAATGTAGCAAATTTTGTATTTTTAGCTAAAAACAATTTTTATAATGGGCTTTCCTTTCACAGAATTATAGGAAATGTTTTAGTTCAGTCGGGAGATCCTAAAGGTGACGGGACAGGGAATACAGGTTACCTTGTCAATGATGAAATAGTCGACTGGTTGACATTTGACAGTGCAGGAAAAGTAGGAATGGCAAATACAGGACCGAATACAAACAGCAGCCAGTTCTTTATTACGGTATCTCCTGTGAGTCAGCTGAACGGTAAATACACAATAATCGGTGAAATAAAATCAAGAGAAGATATGAGTGTATTAAGACTTATAAGACCTGAAGATAAAATAGTGGATATAGAAATAAAAGGAAGAAAAGTAGATGACTTTTTAACTTACTTTTCAACAGAAGTTGCACAATGGGAAGAGATATTGAAACAGAGTAGGTAA
- a CDS encoding ATP-binding cassette domain-containing protein: MIEIKNLKVHYPIRGGFFNRVVDHVYAVDGIDLNIEKGKTYGLVGESGSGKSTIGKAIIGLEKIKDGTIKYEGELISKKIGRKSDYSQNVQMIFQDSLSSLNPKKRIIDIIAEPLRNFEKLTEREEKARVMELLEIVGMTEDALYKYPHEFSGGQRQRIGVARAVAIKPKLIIADEPVSALDLSVQAQVLNYMKEIQNQFGLSYLFISHDLGVVKHMCDHISIMYRGRFVETGEKKDIYENPQHIYTKRLIAAIPEVNPNHREANKQKRLAVEKEYKTNELEYYDEKGKVYDLKKLSDTHYAALAHEVKGGEQ; encoded by the coding sequence ATGATTGAAATAAAGAATTTGAAAGTCCATTATCCGATTCGTGGAGGGTTTTTCAATAGAGTAGTTGATCATGTCTATGCAGTAGACGGAATAGATCTGAATATTGAAAAAGGAAAAACATACGGTCTTGTAGGAGAATCGGGATCGGGTAAATCCACTATCGGAAAAGCTATTATAGGGCTTGAAAAAATAAAAGACGGAACAATAAAATATGAGGGCGAACTTATTTCAAAAAAAATAGGAAGAAAATCCGATTACAGTCAGAATGTTCAGATGATATTTCAGGATTCGCTGTCAAGTTTAAATCCTAAGAAAAGAATAATCGATATTATTGCAGAGCCGTTGAGAAATTTTGAAAAATTAACGGAGCGTGAAGAAAAAGCGAGAGTAATGGAACTACTTGAAATAGTAGGAATGACAGAAGATGCGTTATATAAATATCCTCATGAATTTTCAGGAGGACAGAGACAGAGAATAGGAGTTGCCAGAGCGGTAGCAATAAAACCGAAACTTATTATCGCCGATGAGCCTGTTTCGGCACTGGATTTGTCGGTTCAGGCACAAGTATTGAACTATATGAAAGAGATTCAGAATCAGTTCGGACTGAGTTATCTTTTTATATCTCATGATCTTGGAGTGGTAAAACACATGTGCGACCATATTTCCATAATGTACAGAGGACGTTTTGTGGAAACGGGAGAAAAGAAAGATATATATGAAAATCCGCAACATATTTATACAAAAAGGCTGATTGCGGCTATTCCCGAAGTAAATCCTAATCATCGGGAAGCCAATAAGCAGAAAAGACTGGCAGTAGAAAAAGAATATAAGACAAATGAATTGGAATATTATGATGAAAAAGGAAAAGTATACGATTTGAAAAAATTATCCGATACGCATTATGCGGCATTGGCACATGAAGTAAAAGGAGGAGAACAGTAA
- a CDS encoding DeoR/GlpR family DNA-binding transcription regulator has translation MKKMIDFEKNKVYYMGTKIKMTGRENMLEIDRFEKIMQELNKKGRLSYRELDDIMEVSSSTVRRDIEKMYSKGLLLKIKGGICQQKKLSFDVEVKDRFRENVEAKKEIAERISKTLKDKDFIFLDAGTTAFYLIEKLRGKNITVVTNGTMHIEELLKYKIKTIILGGEIKESTKAVIGLEAILSLEKYRFDKCFLGVNGINLENGFTTPEINEAMIKKKVLELSEEKYILADKEKFDKMSNVKFAELEECKIVTTKQAIKENNRYKKYFY, from the coding sequence ATGAAAAAAATGATTGACTTTGAAAAAAATAAAGTATATTATATGGGTACAAAAATAAAAATGACAGGAAGAGAAAATATGCTGGAAATAGATAGATTTGAGAAGATAATGCAGGAATTGAATAAAAAAGGCAGACTTTCTTATAGGGAACTGGACGATATTATGGAAGTTTCCTCATCAACTGTGAGAAGAGATATAGAAAAAATGTATTCAAAGGGACTTCTTTTAAAAATAAAAGGAGGTATCTGCCAACAAAAAAAGTTGAGTTTTGATGTTGAAGTGAAAGACAGATTCAGAGAAAATGTCGAGGCTAAAAAAGAAATTGCCGAAAGAATCTCGAAAACTTTAAAAGATAAAGATTTTATTTTTCTTGATGCAGGAACGACAGCTTTTTATCTCATTGAAAAATTAAGAGGTAAAAATATTACGGTTGTAACAAACGGAACTATGCACATAGAAGAATTGCTTAAATACAAAATAAAAACAATCATACTTGGCGGAGAAATAAAAGAATCAACAAAAGCCGTAATAGGATTGGAAGCTATTCTGTCGCTTGAAAAATACAGATTTGATAAATGTTTTTTAGGCGTGAACGGTATAAATCTTGAAAACGGATTTACCACTCCTGAAATAAATGAGGCAATGATAAAAAAGAAAGTGTTGGAATTATCCGAAGAAAAATATATTTTAGCGGATAAAGAAAAGTTTGACAAAATGTCCAATGTGAAATTTGCCGAACTGGAAGAATGTAAAATAGTGACAACTAAACAGGCTATTAAAGAAAATAATAGATATAAAAAATATTTTTATTAA
- a CDS encoding ABC transporter permease, which produces MNMKVYKIMISNSIQQMLIYRTTSLLIVVFGLIFYLFELFSGFVYFKYTDNIMGWTKWDYFSLITTATIIMYGYNFFFVWGDSTLDEEILEGKLDYIFLRPINSFWYYSLYRIDFPSLINILAGIGVQSYIIYKEKVGGLQILMYIVSVIMGVWFIFLFNHLTVTVAFWKERANELTWVPEILTDFSSRPASIYPKIIRFLMIWIIPILTSINLPVDILRGKVNIMSMLWYILFLIVFTTAVYKMWYAGIKKYQSSN; this is translated from the coding sequence ATGAATATGAAAGTTTATAAAATAATGATAAGTAACAGTATTCAGCAAATGCTTATTTACAGAACAACTTCTTTGCTTATAGTTGTATTCGGGTTGATATTTTATCTGTTTGAGCTTTTTTCAGGATTTGTATATTTTAAATATACAGATAATATAATGGGTTGGACGAAATGGGATTATTTTAGCCTGATTACGACAGCAACAATCATAATGTACGGTTATAATTTTTTCTTTGTATGGGGAGATTCTACATTAGATGAAGAAATTTTGGAAGGTAAACTGGATTATATATTTTTACGTCCGATAAATTCATTCTGGTATTATTCTCTTTACAGGATAGATTTTCCAAGCCTTATAAATATTCTTGCAGGGATAGGAGTACAAAGTTATATAATATACAAAGAAAAAGTTGGCGGACTGCAGATACTTATGTATATTGTATCTGTAATAATGGGAGTATGGTTCATATTTTTGTTTAATCATCTTACTGTAACAGTAGCTTTTTGGAAAGAAAGAGCAAATGAACTGACATGGGTGCCGGAAATATTAACTGATTTTTCTTCAAGGCCTGCTTCTATTTATCCCAAAATAATAAGATTTCTAATGATATGGATAATCCCGATATTGACTTCGATAAATCTGCCTGTGGATATATTAAGAGGAAAAGTAAATATAATGAGTATGCTTTGGTATATACTTTTTCTGATTGTTTTTACAACAGCTGTTTATAAAATGTGGTATGCAGGGATAAAAAAATATCAGTCAAGTAATTAA
- a CDS encoding S1C family serine protease: protein MKLRKTLALTFLLTALGIHAETANPKPNVEVTTKSTTSGDVYRIQDAFSNVYERTKDSVVNIRTKKTIIVNTYNPLEELLFGTSGRRQIKKESGSLGSGFIVSNDGYVMTNNHVIDGANEIFVKLSDGNEYSAKFIGGSPEIDIAILKINSNKKFVPLKFENSDNIKIGHWAIAFGNPLGLNSSMTVGVIGALGRSSLGIEQVENFIQTDAAINQGNSGGPLLDINGNVIGVNTAIFSTTGGSIGISFAIPSNLAQNVKDSIIKTGKFERPYLGISIADLSSIPANQQKPPYSYGVYVNKVFPNSPAAKYGIRDKDVILELNNRRISSASSFIGELAAKKIGDTVNLKVYSDGKEKNVNIVLEKYNN from the coding sequence ATGAAATTGAGAAAAACTTTGGCTTTGACATTTTTGTTGACTGCTCTCGGCATTCATGCTGAAACCGCAAATCCTAAACCGAATGTCGAAGTTACAACAAAAAGTACAACATCAGGAGATGTGTACAGAATACAGGATGCCTTTTCAAATGTTTATGAGAGAACAAAAGACTCTGTAGTAAATATAAGAACGAAAAAAACTATTATAGTAAATACTTATAATCCTTTGGAAGAGCTTTTATTCGGTACGTCAGGACGTAGACAAATCAAGAAAGAATCAGGAAGTTTGGGTTCGGGATTTATAGTTTCAAATGACGGATATGTAATGACCAATAATCACGTTATTGACGGAGCAAACGAGATATTTGTAAAACTTTCTGACGGAAATGAGTATTCGGCAAAATTTATAGGCGGCTCACCTGAAATAGATATTGCAATATTGAAAATCAATTCAAACAAAAAATTTGTTCCGCTAAAATTTGAAAATTCCGACAATATTAAAATAGGACATTGGGCAATAGCTTTCGGAAATCCTCTCGGACTTAACAGTTCAATGACCGTGGGTGTAATCGGGGCTTTAGGAAGAAGTTCTCTCGGAATTGAACAGGTGGAAAACTTTATTCAAACTGATGCTGCTATAAATCAAGGGAACAGCGGAGGTCCTCTTTTGGACATTAACGGAAATGTTATCGGAGTTAATACTGCTATTTTCTCTACAACGGGTGGAAGTATAGGGATCAGTTTTGCTATCCCGTCAAATTTGGCTCAAAATGTTAAAGACTCTATTATAAAAACAGGAAAATTTGAACGTCCTTATTTGGGAATATCCATAGCCGACTTATCGTCTATCCCGGCTAATCAGCAAAAACCGCCATATTCTTACGGTGTTTACGTAAATAAAGTATTTCCTAATTCGCCTGCGGCAAAATACGGTATTCGTGATAAAGATGTAATTCTGGAACTTAATAACAGAAGAATCTCATCTGCAAGTTCTTTTATAGGAGAATTGGCTGCTAAAAAGATAGGCGATACAGTTAATTTAAAAGTTTATTCCGACGGAAAAGAAAAAAATGTAAATATAGTTTTGGAGAAATATAATAATTAA
- a CDS encoding ABC transporter ATP-binding protein, with product MEETKTLLKINNLYTSFRIKDEYYPAVDNVTLDLQKNEILAIVGESGCGKSTLATSIIGLHNPINTKSEGEILYKGRNLLKLTENEYNDVRGNEIGMIFQDPLSALNPLMRVEEQIEEGLIYHTKLNKDERKKRVQELLVQVGIPKPERVARQFPHELSGGMRQRVMTAIALSCKPEIIIADEPTTALDVTIQAQILDLLKSLQEEIQAGIILITHDLGVVAEMADRVAVMYAGQIVEIATVDELFNNPKHPYTRSLLNSIPQLDSETDKLHVIQGTVPSLKNLERKGCRFAPRIPWIKEEEHEENPELHEISPGHFVRCTCWKNFYFKEDESNEKNINNLKSEEV from the coding sequence GTGGAAGAAACTAAAACATTGCTGAAAATTAACAACTTATACACGAGTTTTCGTATTAAGGATGAGTATTATCCGGCAGTTGATAATGTTACTCTCGATTTGCAGAAAAATGAGATATTGGCAATAGTCGGAGAGTCAGGCTGCGGAAAAAGTACACTGGCAACGTCGATTATAGGACTTCACAATCCGATAAATACAAAATCGGAAGGGGAAATTCTTTATAAAGGAAGAAATCTCCTGAAATTGACTGAAAACGAATATAACGATGTAAGGGGAAATGAGATAGGAATGATATTTCAGGATCCTTTGTCGGCTTTAAATCCTTTGATGAGAGTGGAAGAACAGATAGAAGAAGGCTTAATTTATCATACTAAACTGAATAAAGACGAAAGAAAGAAAAGAGTACAGGAATTACTTGTGCAGGTAGGTATTCCAAAGCCTGAAAGAGTTGCAAGACAGTTTCCTCATGAATTGTCGGGAGGAATGCGACAACGTGTTATGACTGCCATTGCACTTTCATGTAAACCTGAAATTATAATAGCTGATGAGCCTACAACGGCACTTGATGTTACTATACAGGCACAAATACTTGATTTGTTGAAATCGTTGCAGGAAGAAATACAGGCAGGAATAATACTTATAACTCATGATTTGGGAGTTGTTGCCGAAATGGCGGACAGAGTTGCGGTTATGTATGCAGGACAGATTGTGGAGATAGCTACTGTAGACGAATTGTTTAATAATCCGAAACACCCGTATACAAGATCGCTGCTTAATTCAATACCTCAATTAGACAGTGAAACTGACAAACTGCACGTAATACAGGGAACAGTTCCTTCTTTGAAAAATTTGGAAAGAAAAGGATGCAGATTTGCTCCGAGAATACCTTGGATAAAAGAGGAAGAACATGAAGAAAATCCTGAATTGCATGAAATTTCACCGGGACATTTTGTAAGATGTACTTGCTGGAAAAACTTTTATTTTAAAGAAGATGAAAGTAATGAGAAAAATATAAACAATTTGAAATCGGAGGAAGTATAA
- a CDS encoding PTS fructose transporter subunit IIABC, with protein MKISDLLIKERINLDLKSEDKESVIREIAKLHDNTGVLTDYEGYVGALNAREAQSSTALEEGIAIPHAKTEYVKEPALAMGRSSKGIDYDSIDGEKSTLFFMIAAPAGANNTHIETLARLTQLLLDDEFKTSLDNAKTPEEVLDIINAKEAEKLAAENAEKEAANAPIGNDETYIIAATACPTGIAHTYMAEEALKKAATEMGIKIKVETNGTDGRKNELTAEDIKAAKGVILAIDRNIEMARFDGKQLIKVGAKEGINNAKGLIQKVLDGNLPKYAASASEEGSASKSNEKSGLYKHLMSGVSYMLPLVISGGILIALAFLVDTLMGNTDAGKDFGSKAALAKMLMTIGGQAFGLFVPILGGYIAYSMGDRAALTAGLVAGALATSLGSGFLGAIVGGLFAGAVVKFLIKSLSGLPKSLNGLKMILFYPVLSVLIVGLAMIIVINPIVSIVNTALTNYLNSMNGSSAVLLGLILGGMMAVDMGGPVNKAAYVFGTGTLAATMTTGGSGVMAAVMAGGMVPPLAIALASTLFKNKFTEEEREAGLTNYVMGLSFITEGAIPYAAADPTRVIPANLVGAAISGALTMLFGIKIRAPHGGVLVMALSNNFIMYFVAIAVGSIISAVLLGLLKKDIKKA; from the coding sequence ATGAAAATATCGGATTTACTGATAAAGGAAAGAATCAATCTGGATTTGAAATCTGAGGATAAAGAAAGTGTTATAAGAGAAATAGCAAAATTACATGACAATACAGGAGTTTTGACTGATTATGAAGGATATGTGGGAGCGTTGAATGCAAGAGAAGCACAAAGTTCTACTGCACTGGAAGAAGGAATCGCAATACCTCACGCAAAAACGGAGTATGTAAAAGAACCTGCTCTTGCCATGGGAAGAAGCAGCAAAGGAATAGATTATGATTCAATAGATGGAGAAAAATCCACATTGTTTTTTATGATAGCGGCACCTGCAGGGGCAAATAATACTCATATTGAAACATTGGCAAGATTGACACAGTTGTTACTTGATGACGAGTTTAAAACAAGTCTTGATAATGCCAAAACACCTGAAGAAGTTCTGGATATTATAAATGCAAAAGAAGCTGAAAAATTGGCAGCGGAAAATGCTGAAAAAGAAGCAGCAAATGCTCCAATCGGAAATGACGAAACTTATATAATAGCTGCAACAGCTTGTCCTACAGGAATTGCACATACTTATATGGCTGAAGAGGCTTTGAAAAAAGCGGCAACTGAAATGGGAATTAAAATAAAAGTCGAAACAAACGGAACAGACGGAAGAAAAAATGAATTGACGGCTGAAGATATTAAAGCAGCTAAAGGGGTAATTCTGGCAATAGATAGAAATATCGAAATGGCAAGATTTGACGGAAAACAGTTAATAAAAGTAGGGGCAAAAGAAGGTATCAATAATGCAAAAGGATTAATCCAAAAAGTATTGGACGGGAATTTGCCTAAATATGCAGCTTCGGCTTCGGAAGAAGGAAGTGCTTCAAAATCAAATGAAAAATCAGGATTGTATAAACATTTGATGAGCGGAGTTTCATATATGTTGCCTCTTGTAATAAGCGGAGGAATACTGATAGCATTGGCATTCTTAGTGGATACATTAATGGGGAATACCGATGCGGGGAAAGACTTCGGATCGAAAGCGGCATTGGCTAAAATGCTTATGACTATAGGAGGTCAGGCATTCGGATTATTCGTGCCTATTTTGGGAGGATATATAGCGTACAGTATGGGAGATAGGGCAGCACTAACCGCAGGACTTGTTGCAGGTGCGTTGGCTACATCTTTAGGATCAGGATTTTTAGGTGCAATAGTTGGTGGATTATTTGCCGGTGCAGTTGTTAAATTCTTGATAAAATCACTAAGCGGATTGCCTAAATCATTGAACGGTTTGAAAATGATTCTGTTTTATCCTGTGTTATCAGTATTAATTGTAGGATTAGCAATGATAATAGTAATAAATCCTATTGTTTCAATAGTCAATACAGCGTTGACAAACTATTTGAACTCAATGAACGGCTCAAGTGCCGTGCTGTTAGGACTAATACTTGGAGGAATGATGGCTGTAGATATGGGAGGTCCTGTAAATAAAGCTGCTTATGTATTCGGTACAGGAACATTAGCTGCTACTATGACAACAGGCGGAAGCGGAGTAATGGCTGCGGTTATGGCAGGAGGAATGGTGCCTCCGTTAGCGATAGCGTTAGCATCGACATTATTCAAAAATAAATTTACAGAAGAAGAAAGAGAAGCGGGACTTACAAACTATGTAATGGGATTATCGTTTATTACAGAAGGAGCTATTCCATACGCAGCTGCAGATCCTACAAGAGTTATTCCTGCAAATCTAGTAGGTGCTGCAATATCAGGAGCATTGACAATGTTGTTCGGTATAAAAATAAGAGCTCCTCATGGGGGAGTGCTTGTAATGGCATTAAGTAATAATTTTATTATGTATTTTGTAGCAATAGCTGTAGGAAGTATTATATCGGCAGTGTTATTAGGTCTATTAAAAAAAGACATAAAAAAAGCATAG
- a CDS encoding ABC-2 family transporter protein encodes MAIKKYVIIALNEITIKLQYKFNSFVGIFLRFAQLSMLYYIWNGIYNSTKTGKIGNYTKKEMLIYIVLINLTVALFSSSYMMELGKMIHNGKLTTLLLRPINLLGESFAKYTGRKLFLIIIYLSALIFSRFTGFFKSPVYFLGMLIFIILSYIMFFYMISFMSTVGFWLIEVWPLSAVVNGIYLLLSGIYFPLDLLSENFYNIIKYNPFAIVGYASIHGLQEMFTEKEVFFYIIVIIIWIFVFRAAYRYAFTKGLRKYEGMGA; translated from the coding sequence ATGGCAATAAAAAAATATGTAATAATCGCTTTAAATGAAATTACGATAAAGTTACAATATAAATTCAACAGTTTTGTAGGAATATTTTTAAGGTTTGCACAGTTATCTATGCTCTATTATATATGGAACGGAATATATAATTCGACAAAAACAGGCAAAATAGGAAATTATACAAAAAAAGAAATGCTTATATACATTGTTCTCATAAATCTTACAGTGGCTCTATTTTCATCGTCATATATGATGGAATTGGGCAAAATGATACATAACGGGAAATTGACGACTTTACTTTTAAGACCGATTAATTTGTTGGGGGAAAGTTTTGCAAAATATACAGGAAGAAAGCTATTTCTTATAATTATTTATTTGTCGGCCCTTATTTTCAGCAGATTTACAGGTTTTTTCAAAAGTCCTGTTTATTTTCTCGGCATGCTCATATTTATAATTTTAAGTTATATAATGTTCTTTTATATGATTTCTTTTATGTCCACAGTAGGTTTCTGGCTTATTGAGGTTTGGCCTTTGAGTGCCGTTGTTAACGGAATTTATCTGCTTTTATCGGGGATTTATTTTCCTTTGGATTTGTTGTCGGAAAATTTTTATAATATAATAAAATACAACCCTTTTGCAATAGTCGGATATGCTTCTATTCACGGATTGCAGGAAATGTTTACCGAAAAGGAAGTATTTTTCTATATAATTGTGATAATCATATGGATTTTTGTATTCAGAGCGGCATACCGTTATGCTTTCACAAAAGGTCTCAGAAAATACGAAGGAATGGGGGCGTAA